The following proteins are co-located in the Arctopsyche grandis isolate Sample6627 chromosome 3, ASM5162203v2, whole genome shotgun sequence genome:
- the LOC143909530 gene encoding opioid-binding protein/cell adhesion molecule-like: MAVFRFSWMKILLATFLLVTLIQSETEARAHNGLKVRRLVRREVDSQENANDSKDWDSELALGDEGTDDFLNDDDDGEDEDGDEDSDEDDTLDTKDTPAAAITSHPINFTLKAGSTVWLPCEISNAGYAVVMWKKGEAVLYQSTMKLTQDSRIHKFNNHTMMIQGVQTEDAGDYTCSVLGYSASETQQVTHSVQLYTEPKIVKMLPEGNNRLVLKGSTLIVQCIASGIPKPTIKWSRAGQRIREDGVEFDDNSIIIKHAKKADSGMYQCLASNSVGKPAHGAVDVKILYAPEVHIKKTVINTDEGYEAVLMCLVKSEPRAIITWQKGEEVITHNDNKYQIQFNNSDHSTLRIFHVTSDDFGKYTCKASNEYGNHHGHIDLVKVPERALWLEGRQDPSEDNPLLTWIVESIQPLTDIELKYLKVDERNDVVLNDRDWIIVRPDINQPTGNRYTISHALEGLTPGKYTAVVRSKNTQGWSQPSEHKFEGEYMSNEIRADERMEEAPQAEVRSSAVGHLPSSSSASILISSFFMYCLVRVL, encoded by the exons AAGCCAGAGCGCACAATGGATTAAAAGTGAGGCGACTTGTGAGAAGAGAAGTCGATTCGCAGGAGAATGCCAACGATTCGAAGGACTGGGATAGCGAGCTCGCCCTTGGCGATGAAGGGACTGACGACTTCCTCAACGACGATGATG ATGGTGAGGATGAAGACGGCGATGAGGACAGCGACGAAGACGATACCCTAGACACGAAAGATACGCCAGCTGCTGCCATAACGTCTCACCCGATCAATTTTACACTGAAGGCAGGTTCCACAGTTTGGCTGCCGTGCGAAATCTCCAACGCAG GATATGCTGTTGTTATGTGGAAGAAGGGCGAAGCAGTCTTGTATCAAAGCACAATGAAATTGACTCAAGACTCCAGGATTCACAA ATTCAACAATCACACCATGATGATTCAGGGAGTTCAAACTGAAGACGCCGGTGATTACACTTGCTCCGTACTCGGCTATTCGGCCAGCGAGACTCAACAAGTGACACACTCGGTGCAGCTATACACGGAGCCGAAAATCGTCAAAATGCTTCCGGAGGGAAACAATCGACTCGTACTTAAAGGTTCCACACTCATAGTGCAATGTATCGCCTCCGGTATTCCGAAGCCAACTATCAAATGGAGCAGAGCT GGTCAACGCATTCGCGAAGATGGTGTTGAATTCGACGACAACTCCATTATTATTAAACACGCCAAGAAGGCAGATTCTGGAATGTATCAATGTCTCGCTTCGAACAGTGTCGGTAAGCCGGCTCACGGCGCTGTAGatgttaaaattttgt ATGCTCCTGaagttcatattaaaaaaacggTGATCAATACTGATGAAGGATACGAAGCTGTATTAATGTGTCTCGTTAAGAGTGAACCGAG AGCAATTATAACGTGGCAAAAAGGCGAAGAAGTGATTACACACAAtgataataaatatcaaatccAATTCAACAACTCCGATCATTCAACTCTAAGGATTTTCCATGTAACATCTGATGATTTTGGAAAATACACTTGCaag GCATCTAACGAATATGGAAACCATCACGGTCACATCGATTTGGTTAAAGTGCCTGAAAGAGCTTTGTGGCTTGAAGGCAGACAGGATCCCTCAGAGGATAATCCCTTGTTGACTTGGATTGTCGAATCGATTCAACCCCTCACCGACATAGAATTGAAATACTTGAAAGTTGACGAG AGAAATGATGTTGTACTAAACGATAGAGATTGGATTATTGTGCGTCCAGACATCAACCAACCGACTGGTAACAGATATACCATTTCTCATGCTCTCGAAGGATTAACGCCAGGAAAGTATACTGCCGTAGTTCGCTCAAAGAACACCCAAGGATGGAGTCAACCATCTGAACACAAATTCGAAGGAG AATATATGAGCAACGAAATAAGGGCAGATGAACGAATGGAAGAAG CGCCCCAAGCGGAAGTTCGCTCCAGCGCCGTGGGACATTTGCCATCATCGTCATCGGCGTCCATTCTGATATCATCGTTCTTCATGTACTGTCTAGTCAGGGTGCTCTAA